A genomic stretch from Amycolatopsis sp. 195334CR includes:
- a CDS encoding ABC transporter ATP-binding protein — MPEVRVQRLHKEFGTTTVLKEVDFTIHDGEFFTLLGPSGCGKSTTLNCIAGLERPTGGRISVGDTVFVDSGVFRAPEERNLGMVFQSYALWPHLTIAGNLAVPLKIRKVAKDEQERRITDALDKVGLAHLAGRYPHQLSGGQQQRVALARALVYSPSVLLLDEPLSNLDAKLREQARAWLKRLQTDLGITTVYVTHDQDEALALSDRIAVMSEGEMLQIGTPHEIYERPAAAAVAAFVGRCNFLRGKVESHTGERATIRLDASGDLVTVESATPVTVGQEVTVAIRPEKLDVVPGEHPGENLLSTEILTRSYVGSHYEYDVKLGDHVVQVESTQPGLSGRVGLAFDPGVALLYPDAALPSDDAEELLTLQV; from the coding sequence ACCCTGCTCGGGCCCAGCGGCTGCGGGAAGTCCACCACGCTCAACTGCATCGCCGGGCTGGAACGGCCCACCGGCGGGCGGATCTCGGTGGGGGACACAGTTTTTGTCGACTCCGGCGTCTTCCGCGCCCCCGAGGAACGCAATCTCGGCATGGTGTTCCAGTCCTACGCGCTGTGGCCGCACCTGACCATCGCCGGGAATCTCGCGGTCCCGCTGAAGATCCGCAAGGTGGCCAAGGACGAGCAGGAACGCCGGATCACCGACGCGCTGGACAAGGTCGGGCTCGCGCACCTGGCCGGTCGTTACCCGCACCAGCTCTCCGGCGGGCAGCAGCAACGCGTGGCGCTGGCCAGGGCGCTGGTGTACTCGCCGAGCGTGCTGCTGCTCGACGAACCGCTGTCCAATCTGGACGCCAAACTGCGGGAGCAGGCCCGTGCCTGGCTCAAGCGGCTGCAGACCGATCTCGGTATCACCACCGTCTACGTCACCCACGACCAGGACGAGGCGCTGGCCCTGTCCGACCGGATCGCGGTGATGAGCGAGGGCGAGATGCTGCAGATCGGCACGCCCCACGAGATCTACGAACGCCCGGCCGCCGCCGCGGTCGCCGCCTTCGTCGGCCGCTGCAACTTCCTGCGGGGCAAGGTCGAAAGCCACACCGGCGAGCGCGCCACCATCCGGCTCGACGCCAGCGGTGACCTCGTGACCGTCGAATCGGCGACCCCGGTCACCGTCGGGCAGGAGGTCACCGTGGCCATCCGCCCCGAGAAGCTCGACGTGGTGCCGGGCGAACACCCCGGCGAAAACCTCCTGTCCACCGAGATCCTCACCCGCTCCTACGTCGGTTCGCACTACGAGTACGACGTCAAGCTCGGCGACCACGTGGTGCAGGTCGAAAGCACCCAGCCGGGCCTGTCCGGCCGGGTCGGCCTCGCCTTCGATCCCGGCGTGGCCCTGCTCTACCCGGACGCCGCGCTGCCCTCGGACGACGCCGAGGAACTGCTCACCCTCCAGGTCTGA
- a CDS encoding isocitrate/isopropylmalate dehydrogenase family protein, producing MTNTPYRLGVLHGDGIGPEIVPAAVAIVDAALAASGAEPVEWVELPLGASAIETHGAHTPESTLDELAGLDAWLLGPHDSVSYPEPFRSQLNPSGTIRKHFGLFANIRPAKAFPGGNAVVPDTDLVIVRENTEGFYADRNTHAGTGEFMPSPDVAIAMGIITRAATERIARTAFELAKGRGKKLTIVHKANVLKLTTGLFRRVCLEVAADYPDVTVDDFHIDAMTMKLVRRADEFDVIVTENMFGDILSDLAGEVAGSLGIAPSVNSSDTHAMAQAAHGSAPDIAGRNVANPIAMVLSSAMLLEWLAAKNDDARLRDAAARVENGVTATVSGGTSTSDLGGSASTTEFTAAVVAAISAGKDPS from the coding sequence GTGACCAACACCCCCTACCGCCTCGGTGTGCTGCACGGCGACGGCATCGGCCCCGAGATCGTGCCCGCCGCGGTGGCGATCGTCGACGCCGCGCTCGCCGCTTCGGGCGCCGAGCCGGTCGAATGGGTCGAGCTGCCGCTCGGCGCCTCGGCCATCGAGACGCACGGCGCGCACACCCCCGAGTCCACTTTGGACGAGCTGGCCGGGCTCGACGCCTGGCTGCTCGGCCCGCACGACAGCGTCTCCTACCCGGAGCCGTTCCGGTCCCAGCTCAACCCGAGCGGCACCATCCGCAAGCACTTCGGCCTGTTCGCCAACATCCGCCCGGCGAAGGCCTTCCCCGGTGGGAACGCCGTCGTGCCGGACACCGACCTGGTCATCGTCCGGGAGAACACGGAGGGCTTCTACGCCGACCGCAACACCCACGCGGGCACGGGCGAGTTCATGCCGAGCCCCGACGTCGCGATCGCGATGGGCATCATCACCCGCGCGGCGACCGAGCGGATCGCGCGCACGGCCTTCGAACTGGCCAAGGGGCGCGGCAAGAAGCTGACCATCGTGCACAAGGCGAACGTGCTCAAGCTGACCACCGGCCTGTTCCGCCGGGTCTGCCTGGAGGTGGCCGCGGACTACCCGGACGTGACCGTGGACGACTTCCACATCGACGCGATGACCATGAAACTGGTCCGCCGGGCCGACGAGTTCGACGTGATCGTCACCGAGAACATGTTCGGCGACATCCTGTCCGACCTGGCCGGTGAGGTCGCCGGCTCACTGGGCATCGCGCCCTCGGTGAACTCCTCCGACACCCACGCGATGGCGCAGGCCGCCCACGGTTCGGCACCCGACATCGCCGGGCGGAACGTGGCGAACCCGATCGCGATGGTGCTCTCCAGCGCGATGCTGCTGGAGTGGCTGGCCGCCAAGAACGACGACGCGCGCCTGCGCGACGCTGCAGCCCGCGTGGAGAACGGCGTGACCGCAACGGTTTCCGGCGGGACCAGCACCTCTGATCTCGGTGGTTCGGCGTCGACGACCGAGTTCACCGCCGCCGTGGTCGCCGCCATCTCGGCCGGGAAGGATCCTTCGTGA
- the acnA gene encoding aconitate hydratase AcnA translates to MSTLVVGSERFRFHRITGLAPAELPYTLRIVLENLLRHGKDEQVEALLRWGAPDVHENAVDLHPARIFLHDTNGVPVLADIAAMRHAMAGLGGDPARVNPAIPAELVIDHSVIADFFGRPDALARNVEIEYGRNAERYRFLKWGQQNLENFAVVPPGTGIMHQVNLEHLARVVVTEDGWAYPDVCLGTDSHTTMVNGLGVLGWGIGGIEAEAAMLGQSLSMLVPPVVGVRLRGALPEGTTATDLVLTITELMRAHGVVGKFVEFSGPGVAAIGLADRATIANMSPEFGSTCAYFPIDEETLRYLRFSGRSPERVALVEAYAKEQGLWHEPDRTPAYSETIDLDLGTVVPSLAGPRRPQDRVRVDQVKDSFRRDLGAPPGEAVPVVLDGREHRLGHGAVAIAAITSCTNTSNPAVMVAAGLLARNAVEAGLRSKPWVKTSLSPGSRVVTEYLREAGLTPYLDELGFHLTGFGCMTCIGASGPLIDEVTAAVDEHGLAVAAVLSGNRNFDGRVNPDVRLNYLASPPLVVAYALAGTMDLDPLTEPLGTGPQGDPVYLRDIWPSSAQIREVVDGSLRREMFTEVYRDVFAGDERWRALDAPAGETFSWDEDSTYLRRPPYLDAMSAEPAPVEDVLGARVLVRLGDSVTTDHVSPAGAIPPGTPAGEHLTGLGVTRFELNTYASRRGNHEVMMRGCFANVRLRNQLVPGREGGSALAPDGTVTSVYDAALAHRGTPLIVLARRDYGTGSSRDWAAKGPALLGVRVVLAESFERIHRSNLIGMGVLPLQFTAGESAESLGLTGHETFDIRGLAGAEPGHYPKTVTIDADGCVFEAIVRLDTVREQEYHRHGGILPFVLRDLLTAEGNSRR, encoded by the coding sequence ATGAGCACGCTCGTCGTGGGGTCCGAGCGCTTCCGCTTCCACCGCATCACCGGTCTCGCCCCGGCGGAGCTGCCCTACACCCTGCGGATCGTGCTGGAGAACCTGCTCCGCCACGGCAAGGACGAGCAGGTCGAGGCGCTGCTGCGGTGGGGCGCGCCGGACGTGCACGAGAACGCGGTCGACCTGCACCCCGCGCGGATCTTCCTGCACGACACCAACGGCGTGCCCGTGCTCGCCGACATCGCCGCCATGCGGCACGCCATGGCCGGGCTCGGCGGCGACCCGGCGCGGGTCAATCCGGCGATCCCGGCGGAACTGGTGATCGACCACTCGGTGATCGCCGACTTCTTCGGCAGGCCGGACGCGCTGGCCCGCAACGTCGAGATCGAGTACGGGCGCAACGCCGAGCGGTACCGGTTCCTCAAGTGGGGTCAGCAGAACCTGGAGAACTTCGCGGTCGTGCCGCCGGGCACCGGGATCATGCACCAGGTCAACCTCGAACACCTCGCGCGCGTGGTGGTGACCGAGGACGGCTGGGCGTATCCCGACGTCTGCCTCGGCACCGACTCGCACACCACGATGGTCAACGGGCTCGGGGTGCTCGGCTGGGGCATCGGCGGCATCGAAGCCGAGGCCGCCATGCTCGGCCAGTCGCTGTCCATGCTGGTCCCGCCGGTGGTCGGGGTCCGCCTGCGGGGTGCGCTGCCCGAGGGCACGACCGCGACGGATCTGGTGCTGACCATCACCGAACTGATGCGTGCGCACGGGGTGGTCGGCAAGTTCGTCGAGTTCTCCGGTCCCGGGGTCGCGGCGATCGGGCTGGCCGACCGGGCCACCATCGCGAACATGAGCCCGGAGTTCGGCTCGACCTGCGCCTACTTCCCGATCGACGAGGAAACGCTGCGGTACCTGCGGTTCAGCGGCCGGTCCCCGGAGCGCGTGGCGCTGGTCGAGGCGTACGCGAAGGAACAGGGCCTCTGGCACGAACCGGACCGCACGCCCGCCTACTCCGAAACGATCGACCTGGACCTGGGCACCGTCGTGCCGTCGCTGGCCGGGCCTCGCCGTCCCCAGGACCGGGTCCGGGTCGACCAGGTGAAGGACAGCTTCCGGCGGGACCTGGGCGCACCACCCGGGGAAGCCGTGCCGGTGGTGCTGGACGGCCGGGAGCACCGGCTGGGGCACGGCGCGGTCGCCATCGCGGCGATCACCTCGTGCACCAACACCTCCAACCCGGCGGTGATGGTGGCGGCGGGCTTGCTGGCCCGCAACGCCGTCGAGGCCGGGCTGCGCAGCAAGCCGTGGGTCAAGACCAGCCTCTCGCCGGGGTCGCGCGTGGTCACCGAGTACCTGCGGGAGGCCGGGCTGACGCCGTACCTGGACGAACTGGGCTTCCACCTCACCGGATTCGGCTGCATGACCTGCATCGGCGCCTCCGGTCCGCTGATCGACGAGGTGACCGCGGCGGTGGACGAGCACGGCCTGGCCGTCGCCGCGGTGCTGTCCGGCAACCGCAACTTCGACGGCCGCGTCAATCCCGACGTCCGGTTGAACTACCTCGCCTCACCGCCGCTGGTGGTCGCCTACGCGCTGGCGGGCACGATGGACCTCGACCCGCTCACCGAGCCGCTGGGCACCGGGCCGCAGGGCGATCCGGTGTACCTGCGTGACATCTGGCCGTCATCGGCGCAGATCCGCGAGGTGGTGGACGGGAGCCTGCGGCGGGAGATGTTCACCGAGGTCTACCGCGACGTGTTCGCCGGGGACGAGCGCTGGCGCGCACTCGACGCACCCGCCGGGGAGACCTTCAGCTGGGACGAGGACTCCACCTACCTCCGGCGTCCGCCCTATTTGGACGCAATGAGCGCGGAACCCGCGCCGGTCGAGGACGTGCTCGGGGCGCGCGTCCTGGTCCGTCTCGGTGATTCCGTGACCACCGACCACGTCTCCCCGGCGGGCGCGATCCCGCCCGGCACGCCCGCCGGTGAGCACCTCACCGGGCTCGGGGTGACGCGGTTCGAGCTGAACACCTACGCCTCCCGCCGCGGCAACCACGAGGTGATGATGCGCGGCTGCTTCGCGAACGTGCGGTTGCGCAACCAGCTCGTCCCCGGCCGGGAAGGCGGCAGCGCGCTGGCTCCGGACGGGACGGTGACCAGCGTGTACGACGCCGCGCTCGCGCACCGGGGGACTCCGCTCATCGTGCTCGCGAGGCGTGACTACGGCACCGGTTCTTCCCGCGACTGGGCGGCGAAGGGGCCCGCGCTGCTCGGGGTGCGCGTGGTGCTGGCGGAATCCTTCGAGCGGATCCACCGGTCCAACCTCATCGGCATGGGGGTGCTGCCGTTGCAGTTCACCGCTGGGGAGTCGGCGGAGAGCCTGGGGCTGACCGGGCACGAAACCTTCGACATCCGCGGTCTCGCGGGTGCCGAACCGGGCCACTACCCGAAAACGGTGACGATCGACGCCGATGGATGCGTGTTCGAAGCGATCGTCCGGCTCGACACCGTGCGGGAGCAGGAATACCACCGCCACGGCGGCATCCTCCCGTTCGTCCTGCGTGATCTTCTGACTGCCGAAGGGAATTCCCGCCGATGA
- a CDS encoding Ldh family oxidoreductase, with protein sequence MIPIAALRTAGTRILEAVGVPHDDASLVSDSLVTADRWGHPSHGMLRLGWYVARLRSGAMRVTEPRLVGGFGAVAVLDGADGIGQVVAERACSLAVERAGEHGVGVVAVRDSNHFGTAAYWTRRMAAAGCVGILTTNGSPAMAPWGGREKTVGANPWSIATPGGAHGPVVLDLANTGVARGKIYAALQRDESIPDTWALDAGGRPTTDPRAAIDGLLAPMAGHKGYAISFLMDVLSGVLTGSSYGTGVTGPYVPDVRSGCGHLVLALRVDAVLDPDEFATRIDDLISTTKAVPLAPGAEEIFYPGEIENRAEAADSVVLPAKTLAELHELAASCGVELDLPAG encoded by the coding sequence ATGATCCCGATCGCCGCGTTGAGAACCGCGGGCACGCGCATCCTGGAGGCGGTCGGCGTTCCGCACGATGACGCTTCGCTGGTGAGCGACAGCCTGGTCACCGCGGACCGCTGGGGCCACCCGTCACACGGCATGCTGCGCCTCGGCTGGTACGTCGCGCGCCTGCGCTCGGGCGCCATGCGGGTCACGGAACCGCGTCTGGTGGGCGGATTCGGTGCGGTGGCGGTGCTCGACGGCGCCGACGGGATCGGGCAGGTCGTCGCCGAACGGGCGTGCTCGCTCGCCGTCGAACGCGCGGGGGAGCACGGCGTGGGGGTGGTCGCGGTGCGCGACAGCAATCACTTCGGGACCGCCGCCTACTGGACGCGGCGGATGGCCGCGGCGGGCTGCGTCGGCATCCTGACCACCAACGGGAGTCCGGCGATGGCGCCGTGGGGTGGGCGGGAGAAGACGGTCGGCGCCAACCCGTGGTCGATCGCCACGCCCGGGGGTGCGCACGGCCCGGTGGTGCTCGACCTGGCGAACACCGGGGTGGCCAGGGGGAAGATCTACGCCGCGTTGCAGCGGGATGAGTCCATTCCGGACACCTGGGCGCTGGACGCCGGCGGGCGGCCCACCACCGACCCGCGCGCGGCGATCGACGGCCTCCTCGCGCCGATGGCCGGGCACAAGGGCTACGCGATCTCGTTCCTGATGGACGTGCTGTCCGGGGTGCTGACCGGGAGTTCGTACGGCACCGGGGTCACCGGGCCGTACGTGCCGGACGTGCGTTCCGGGTGCGGGCACCTGGTCCTCGCCCTGCGTGTCGACGCGGTGCTCGACCCGGACGAGTTCGCCACGCGGATCGACGACCTCATCAGCACGACCAAGGCGGTACCGCTCGCGCCAGGTGCCGAGGAGATCTTCTACCCCGGCGAAATCGAGAACCGCGCGGAGGCGGCCGATTCGGTCGTCCTGCCCGCGAAAACGCTGGCGGAACTGCACGAACTGGCGGCGTCGTGCGGGGTTGAGCTCGACCTGCCGGCCGGTTAG
- a CDS encoding IS110 family transposase, which yields MTSSFGVFLGLDVGKGSHHAVGLDPAGKRLHDGPLPNSEPKLRALFDKLAQLGPLLVVVDQPATIGALPVAVARAAGHQVAYLPGLAMRRIADLYPGKAKTDARDAFIIADAARSLPHTLRPVDVGDDTLAELEVLVGFDDDLAGEATRIANRIRGLLTGVHPALERAIGPKISHPAVLEILSRCGGPTGIRKAGRRKLTAIAKVHAPRMGDTLVTAILDALDEQTVTVPGTTAADTVLPRLADSLKTVLQQRTQLATEVEEILDAHPLAGVLTSMPGIGIRTAARILLEIGDASNFASSAHLAAYAGIAPVTRTSGTSIKGEHPARTGNRKLKRAFFLAAFAALHDPTSRAYYDRKRAEGKKHNAALICLARRRCDVLYAMLRNGARYRHPEPTHAAAAA from the coding sequence ATGACCAGCAGTTTCGGCGTGTTCCTCGGCCTTGACGTCGGCAAGGGCAGCCACCACGCGGTGGGCCTGGATCCGGCTGGCAAGCGGCTGCATGACGGGCCCTTGCCCAACAGCGAACCCAAACTTCGCGCGTTGTTCGACAAGCTCGCCCAGCTCGGTCCGCTGCTGGTCGTGGTTGATCAGCCAGCCACGATCGGCGCGCTGCCGGTCGCCGTCGCCCGCGCAGCCGGTCACCAAGTCGCCTATCTGCCCGGGCTGGCGATGCGCCGCATCGCCGATCTCTACCCGGGCAAGGCCAAAACCGATGCTCGCGACGCGTTCATCATCGCCGACGCGGCCCGCTCGCTGCCGCACACGCTGCGCCCGGTCGACGTCGGGGACGACACCCTGGCCGAGCTGGAAGTGCTGGTCGGCTTCGACGACGACCTGGCCGGCGAAGCCACCCGGATCGCCAACCGCATCCGCGGGCTGCTCACCGGCGTCCACCCCGCCCTCGAACGCGCGATCGGCCCGAAGATCAGTCATCCGGCGGTCCTGGAAATCCTGTCCCGTTGCGGTGGCCCCACCGGAATCCGCAAGGCCGGGCGCCGCAAACTCACTGCCATCGCGAAGGTTCACGCCCCGCGCATGGGCGACACACTCGTCACCGCGATCCTCGACGCACTGGACGAGCAAACCGTCACCGTCCCCGGAACCACCGCCGCGGACACCGTGCTGCCCAGACTCGCCGACAGCCTCAAAACCGTGCTCCAGCAACGCACACAACTCGCCACCGAGGTCGAGGAGATTCTCGATGCGCACCCTCTTGCCGGGGTCCTGACCTCGATGCCCGGCATCGGGATCAGGACCGCCGCCCGCATCCTGCTCGAAATCGGCGACGCCTCCAACTTCGCCAGCTCCGCCCACCTGGCCGCCTACGCCGGCATCGCCCCGGTCACCCGCACCTCGGGCACCAGCATCAAAGGCGAACACCCCGCCCGCACCGGCAACCGCAAACTCAAACGCGCGTTCTTCCTCGCCGCCTTCGCCGCACTGCACGACCCGACCAGCCGCGCCTACTACGACCGCAAGAGAGCCGAGGGCAAGAAACACAACGCCGCCCTCATCTGCCTCGCCCGACGACGCTGCGACGTCCTCTACGCCATGCTCCGAAACGGAGCCCGCTACCGACACCCCGAACCAACCCACGCCGCAGCAGCCGCTTGA
- a CDS encoding dihydrofolate reductase family protein — translation MSRLVAQMFISLDGVVQAPGDPGEDRSGGFRHGGWHLPYHDAAVHAWVERNNDNAAGYLIGRRTYDFFKDHWPAATEESVGSLARQMNEKTKWVVSATLDEPTTWAHCKTTAMPDSRRAVDELIGAVGGDLLLLGSTQLLGSLLTAGLVDRLHLVLDPIALGQGARLFPLDGTTRWNLVENQSTASGAVLLTYDAAA, via the coding sequence ATGTCCCGGTTGGTCGCGCAGATGTTCATCAGCCTCGACGGTGTCGTGCAGGCACCCGGCGATCCCGGCGAGGATCGGTCCGGTGGGTTCCGGCACGGCGGCTGGCACCTGCCGTACCACGACGCGGCGGTCCACGCCTGGGTCGAGCGCAACAACGACAACGCCGCCGGGTACCTGATCGGCCGCCGGACCTACGACTTCTTCAAGGACCACTGGCCGGCCGCCACCGAGGAGTCCGTCGGCTCGCTCGCCCGGCAGATGAACGAGAAGACCAAGTGGGTGGTGTCCGCCACCCTCGACGAGCCGACCACCTGGGCTCACTGCAAGACCACCGCCATGCCCGACTCGCGGCGCGCCGTCGACGAGCTGATCGGCGCCGTCGGCGGCGACCTCCTGCTGCTGGGCAGCACCCAGCTCCTCGGCAGCCTGCTCACGGCGGGGCTGGTCGACCGGCTGCACCTGGTCCTCGACCCGATCGCGCTCGGACAGGGCGCACGGCTCTTCCCGCTCGACGGCACCACGCGGTGGAACCTGGTCGAAAACCAGTCGACGGCGAGCGGGGCGGTACTGCTCACCTACGACGCGGCGGCCTGA
- a CDS encoding PLP-dependent aminotransferase family protein, with translation MSRSRTNSPAAELLVRLDREAKVPLHRQLGTAIREGVQSGRLPLGTALPPTRALAADLGVSRGVVVEAYQQLVAEGYLASRSGGYTEVAAGARTAPRPAPRAVRPAAPAIDFGYGRADVSSFPRAAWLRSIRRVLTEIPADRFGYLDGRGVPELHLALSDYLNRVRGTAATPDRVVVCNGYAQGLALLLQVLAAAGAKRIAVEDPSADDDTRPIAAALGMSVVGIPVGPDGIDVAELDRTHADALVLTPSHQWPTGGVLAADARAAVVRWANRTGALVIEDDYDTEYRYDRAPIGALQGLAPEQVAYAGTASKTLAPGLRLGWLVLPAHLVGPVAEAKVVADRGSPVMDQLAFADFLARGEFDRHLRRMRPVYRRRRDALLGALREFLPELEPAGISAGLHLVTWLPPDWDEAAVVATAAAHGVGIAGLAQYYLERPERGGLIFGYATLNEPAIRRGITRLAEVARDLPTGG, from the coding sequence ATGTCGCGATCCAGGACCAATTCGCCGGCTGCCGAGCTGCTGGTCCGGCTCGACCGCGAAGCGAAGGTACCGCTGCACCGACAGCTGGGCACCGCCATCCGGGAGGGCGTCCAGTCCGGGCGGCTGCCGCTCGGCACGGCCCTGCCGCCCACCCGCGCGCTGGCCGCCGACCTCGGCGTGTCGCGCGGGGTGGTCGTCGAGGCGTACCAGCAGCTGGTGGCCGAGGGGTACCTGGCGAGCCGGTCCGGGGGTTACACCGAGGTCGCGGCGGGGGCGCGGACCGCACCACGACCGGCACCGCGGGCGGTCCGGCCGGCCGCGCCCGCGATCGACTTCGGCTACGGGCGGGCCGACGTGTCGAGCTTCCCGCGCGCCGCCTGGCTGCGCTCGATCCGCCGCGTGCTCACCGAAATCCCGGCGGACCGCTTCGGTTACCTCGACGGGCGCGGGGTGCCGGAGCTGCACCTGGCGCTGAGCGACTACCTCAACCGCGTGCGGGGCACCGCGGCCACGCCGGACCGCGTGGTCGTCTGCAACGGGTACGCCCAGGGGCTCGCGCTTCTGCTGCAGGTGCTCGCCGCCGCGGGTGCGAAGCGGATCGCCGTGGAGGACCCTTCGGCCGACGACGACACCCGGCCGATCGCCGCCGCACTGGGCATGTCCGTGGTCGGCATCCCGGTTGGACCCGACGGCATCGACGTGGCGGAGCTGGACCGGACCCACGCCGACGCGCTCGTGCTCACCCCGTCGCACCAGTGGCCGACCGGCGGAGTGCTGGCCGCGGACGCGCGCGCGGCCGTGGTGCGCTGGGCTAACCGCACCGGCGCGCTGGTGATCGAGGACGACTACGACACCGAGTACCGCTACGACCGCGCGCCGATCGGTGCCCTGCAAGGACTGGCACCCGAGCAGGTCGCGTATGCGGGTACGGCGAGCAAAACGCTGGCGCCGGGGTTGCGGCTCGGCTGGCTCGTGCTGCCCGCGCACCTCGTCGGCCCGGTCGCCGAGGCCAAGGTGGTCGCCGACCGGGGTTCGCCGGTGATGGACCAGCTGGCCTTCGCCGACTTCCTCGCCCGCGGGGAGTTCGACCGCCACCTGCGGCGCATGCGCCCGGTCTACCGGCGTCGCCGCGACGCGCTCCTGGGTGCGCTGCGGGAGTTCCTGCCCGAACTCGAACCGGCGGGCATCTCGGCCGGGCTGCACCTGGTGACCTGGCTACCGCCGGACTGGGACGAGGCGGCGGTGGTCGCGACGGCCGCCGCGCACGGTGTCGGTATCGCGGGCCTCGCGCAGTACTACCTCGAACGCCCTGAACGCGGCGGGTTGATCTTCGGGTACGCCACGCTCAACGAACCCGCCATCCGGCGCGGCATCACCCGGCTCGCCGAGGTCGCGAGGGACTTGCCGACGGGCGGGTGA
- a CDS encoding FAD-binding oxidoreductase — MTTTETAFDGQFLQPGDAGYDQARTVWNAMVDRRPRLILRCATVADVVRAVRLARERDLEIGVRCGGHSGLGLAVPEDGLMIDLTPLNGVRVEGRRARVGGGALLGELDRAAQRHGLATTAGNVSHTGVGGLTLGGGMGWLARQYGLACDNVLSFQVVTAEGAVVRASATENPELFWGLRGDGGNFGIVTEFEFALHAVGTRALVAEYDFPVERAAAAMRTWRDLSHEAPRQATFTASLGKKLEVGFVWVGDPAAAQPLLHRMRALGHPLESRVRELSYLDLQQRDDQTGRHALRRYSKAHYLPELSDAAIDAFLSRGVDDPRLPGLPNASLQAYGGAIADVADEDTAFGYRGTKFEYGTGIGWTDPAEDEARMAAARRSARALEPFAHGVYFNSLSDDRIQRAFPPAKLARLTALKRVYDPQNVFHLNPNIDPRG, encoded by the coding sequence ATGACCACTACCGAAACCGCCTTCGACGGCCAGTTCCTCCAGCCCGGCGACGCCGGCTACGACCAGGCCAGGACCGTGTGGAACGCGATGGTCGACCGGCGGCCCCGCCTGATCCTGCGCTGCGCCACGGTGGCCGACGTGGTGCGTGCCGTGCGCCTCGCCCGCGAGCGCGACCTGGAGATCGGCGTCCGCTGCGGCGGGCACAGCGGGCTGGGCCTTGCCGTGCCCGAGGACGGGCTGATGATCGACCTGACCCCGCTGAACGGCGTGCGCGTCGAGGGCCGCCGGGCCCGCGTCGGCGGCGGCGCCCTGCTCGGCGAACTCGACCGCGCGGCGCAGCGCCACGGGCTGGCCACCACCGCGGGCAACGTGTCCCACACCGGCGTCGGCGGGCTCACCCTCGGCGGTGGCATGGGCTGGCTCGCCCGGCAGTACGGGCTCGCTTGCGACAACGTGCTGTCGTTCCAGGTGGTCACCGCCGAGGGCGCGGTCGTCCGGGCCAGCGCGACCGAGAATCCCGAGCTGTTCTGGGGTTTGCGCGGGGACGGCGGCAATTTCGGCATCGTCACCGAGTTCGAGTTCGCGCTGCACGCGGTGGGTACGCGGGCGCTGGTCGCGGAGTACGACTTCCCGGTCGAACGCGCCGCGGCGGCCATGCGGACCTGGCGCGATCTGAGCCACGAAGCGCCCCGGCAGGCGACCTTTACCGCGTCACTGGGGAAGAAGCTCGAAGTCGGGTTCGTCTGGGTCGGTGACCCGGCGGCCGCCCAGCCGCTGCTGCACCGGATGCGCGCGCTCGGGCACCCGCTGGAAAGCCGCGTTCGTGAACTGTCCTATTTGGACCTCCAGCAGCGGGACGACCAGACCGGCCGCCACGCGCTTCGCCGTTACTCGAAGGCCCACTACCTGCCCGAGCTCTCCGACGCCGCGATCGACGCGTTCCTGTCCCGTGGCGTGGACGACCCGCGGCTGCCGGGCCTGCCCAACGCGAGCCTCCAGGCCTACGGCGGTGCGATCGCCGACGTGGCCGACGAGGACACCGCATTCGGTTACCGCGGCACGAAGTTCGAGTACGGCACGGGAATCGGCTGGACCGACCCCGCCGAGGACGAGGCGCGGATGGCCGCCGCCCGGCGGAGCGCCCGCGCCCTCGAACCGTTCGCGCACGGCGTGTACTTCAACTCCCTGAGCGACGACCGGATCCAGCGCGCCTTCCCGCCGGCGAAACTCGCCCGGCTCACCGCGCTCAAGCGCGTCTACGACCCGCAGAACGTGTTCCACCTCAACCCGAACATCGATCCGCGGGGTTGA